Proteins from a genomic interval of Yarrowia lipolytica chromosome 1E, complete sequence:
- a CDS encoding uncharacterized protein (Compare to YALI0E19030g, no similarity) has product MSLKSFFLRRKKPQFEEVAPRKLRGSFSMPNMRAVTILRGRGGAGSRDDLVDSREMPLSRSDQSDISSDYLSSSGDFGHHDFWSTLSEEEQRRMSKMYEDALSVVEYYSV; this is encoded by the coding sequence ATGTCGCTCAAATCGTTTTTCCTTCGCCGCAAAAAGCCCCAGTTTGAAGAGGTGGCTCCACGAAAGCTCCGCGGCAGCTTTTCCATGCCCAATATGCGAGCAGTGACGATTCTACGAGGCCGGGGAGGCGCCGGCTCGCGCGACGATCTCGTGGACTCGCGCGAAATGCCCCTATCACGTTCCGACCAGTCCGACATCAGCAGCGACTATCTCAGCTCTTCAGGTGACTTTGGCCATCACGATTTCTGGTCCACTCtgtcggaggaggagcagcgaCGCATGAGCAAAATGTACGAGGACGCTCTCAGCGTAGTGGAGTACTACAGCGTCTAA
- a CDS encoding uncharacterized protein (Compare to YALI0E19140g, similar to uniprot|Q6CB78 Yarrowia lipolytica YALI0C21274g), with the protein MIKQLLYISLISTLALAGTPPVACGSSTPSLSYTLGLLLPGASQSQTLQIRRDQIVYGLSQGFSDFEVTFSGNFVNVISPGFNNEPRELYSECDGKLLVSDVAAPTVSQDGRKGTWTFVGEGNQLTVQNNGESIFYSCPNPNEPIRGGQQVYAKTGDSFACPNPAVGTLVAMKK; encoded by the coding sequence ATGATCAAACAACTTCTTTACATTTCTCTCATCTCAACCTTGGCTCTTGCCGGTACCCCTCCCGTGGCCTGTGGCTCCTCAACTCCTTCTTTGAGCTACACTCTTGGTCTGCTTCTTCCTGGAGCTAGTCAGTCTCAGACGCTTCAGATCCGAAGGGACCAAATCGTCTACGGTCTTAGTCAAGGATTTTCCGACTTTGAGGTGACTTTTTCTGGCAACTTTGTCAACGTCATTTCTCCTGGTTTCAACAACGAGCCCCGAGAACTATACTCTGAATGCGACGGAAAACTTCTAGTCAGTGATGTTGCTGCCCCTACTGTCTCCCAGGACGGACGAAAAGGGACCTGGACTTTTGTTGGCGAAGGAAACCAGCTGACTGTTCAGAACAACGGCGAGAGCATCTTCTACAGCTGCCCCAACCCCAATGAACCTATCCGGGGTGGTCAACAGGTCTATGCCAAAACTGGTGACTCGTTTGCGTGTCCTAACCCTGCTGTTGGCACTCTGGTGGCGATGAAAAAGTAG
- a CDS encoding uncharacterized protein (Compare to YALI0E19162g, no similarity), producing MAHPCFEQYTHITMSSRPENLVIVNANAASGRSNTMDAKKRVLKPLPPVSSFKYNSILATCETEAQDVTDCLQHIAAKYQHDLSCEVDEVKRAQVELIRRMGEIDSLLVNTSTQININIQQFRTSKNTLKSVENISTQCEQTYHRLDSIINHLFSIEEKLPSYERLGLEKSPHKQHYPVLHEWMRANDRGPSASPSSPPGDQQQDITNHPYPSRDPNKSTDSISSQVPLSKLQERSLQTVRSRDSTSSDRPPLSKQSSREFLRPASSQSRESRESLRSLRDNRRALNTKTYPSLYPRPMMSLMSSTSNVSTTMSPIEPQTLFEEAVATTRAPRRMVSMQSIQSMQSLNSGQLPLMEADSASTVSRAATIKSSFSFRGIADFLKGSPKKKMSAEQRLRGFL from the coding sequence ATGGCACATCCCTGCTTCGAACAGTACACACACATCACCATGTCGAGTCGTCCGGAAAACCTGGTGATTGTCAACGCGAATGCGGCCAGTGGGCGATCAAACACCATGGATGCCAAGAAACGCGTCTTAAAGCCACTTCCGCCAGTCTCGTCGTTCAAGTACAACTCCATTCTGGCGACATGTGAAACCGAGGCCCAGGACGTGACCGACTGTCTGCAACACATTGCTGCAAAGTACCAGCATGATCTGTCATGcgaggtggacgaggtgAAGAGGGCACAGGTCGAGCTGATTCGCCGAATGGGCGAAATTGACTCGCTTTTGGTCAACACGTCCACGCagatcaacatcaacatccaGCAGTTCAGGACCTCCAAGAACACCCTCAAGTCGGTGGAAAACATTTCAACACAATGCGAACAGACCTACCATCGTTTGGACTCGATCATCAACCACCTGTTTTCGATCGAAGAAAAGCTACCTTCTTACGAGCGTCTAGGCCTGGAAAAGAGCCCCCATAAACAACATTACCCTGTGCTACATGAATGGATGAGAGCAAATGACAGAGGCCCTTCTGcatcaccttcttctccaccaggagaccaacaacaagacaTAACTAACCATCCATACCCCTCGCGTGACCCAAACAAAAGCACAGACTCAATCTCTTCCCAGGTACCACTTTCAAAACTGCAAGAGAGATCGCTACAAACAGTCCGATCACGCGACTCGACCTCTTCAGACCGACCGCCGCTATCAAAACAgtcgtcacgtgagttCCTGCGTCCTGCCAGCAgccaatcacgtgaatcacgtgagtctCTACGATCTCTGCGAGACAACAGACGTGCTCTCAACACCAAAACATACCCCTCTCTCTACCCTCGGCCAATGATGTCGCTCATGTCTTCCACCAGCAATGTGTCTACTACCATGAGTCCCATCGAGCCTCAGACGCTGTTTGAAGAGGCTGTGGCCACCACTCGAGCTCCTAGACGCATGGTTTCAATGCAGAGCATTCAGAGTATGCAAAGTCTCAACTCCGGACAGTTGCCTCTCATGGAGGCAGACTCTGCGTCTACGGTTTCGCGTGCTGCTACCATCAAATCCTCCTTTTCTTTCCGAGGAATCGCAGACTTCCTCAAGGGCTcgcccaagaagaaaatGTCTGCCGAGCAGAGACTCAGAGGGTTTCTCTAA
- a CDS encoding uncharacterized protein (Compare to YALI0E19052g, weakly similar to DEHA0D10505g Debaryomyces hansenii, similar to Saccharomyces cerevisiae LOT5 (YKL183W); ancestral locus Anc_4.281), protein MHHVGDLLGQNITRISTVPTTSQHMEYSTIDHDLTREDYVALAEHQSSTPASFSLEDNVVCYFEGTVNVQLLSEDGKGDQTAYQQGKIYVLTSHVTLWFAQTSSGVNIPYQKILLHATQQGSDGHQQIYLQLEDSPLSLVGPFAGESQESFSEVIISTQPDTLIDTLFASLSTCAALHPDPSDSDNDMGQLQPALETHAEEMEPDGDLGEEGVGGWIAHEKIQTDSMDNASLEVILENEVRAGIVRPREGSEELAEKWRKVE, encoded by the coding sequence ATGCACCACGTGGGAgacctccttggtcagaACATCACCAGAATTTCGACCGTGCCAACTACCAGCCAGCACATGGAATACAGCACCATCGACCACGATCTCACGCGGGAGGACTACGTGGCGCTCGCAGAACACCAGTCGTCCACCCCGGCGTCTTTCTCGCTGGAAGACAATGTCGTCTGCTACTTTGAAGGAACTGTCAATGTCCAACTGCTATCAGAAGATGGAAAGGGAGACCAGACGGCGTACCAGCAGGGAAAGATCTACGTGCTGAccagtcatgtgactctGTGGTTCGCGCAGACCTCTTCGGGTGTCAACATTCCGTACCAGAAAATTTTACTCCATGCCACACAACAGGGATCTGACGGCCACCAGCAGATCTATCTACAGCTCGAAGACTCGCCATTGAGTTTAGTCGGTCCTTTTGCGGGCGAAAGCCAGGAGTCGTTCAGTGAGGTGATTATCTCCACTCAACCGGACACTCTGATTGACACTCTGTTTGCTTCTCTTTCTACCTGTGCAGCTCTCCATCCAGATCCTTCAGACTCTGATAACGACATGGGACAGCTTCAACCTGCCCTGGAGACGCACgcggaggagatggagcccGATGGAGACTTGGGCGAGGAGGGGGTGGGAGGCTGGATTGCCCATGAAAAGATCCAGACCGATTCAATGGACAATGCGTCTTTGGAGGTGATTCTAGAAAACGAGGTACGTGCCGGCATTGTCCGACCCCGAGAGGGctccgaggagctggccgaAAAGTGGAGGAAGGTGGAGTGA
- a CDS encoding uncharacterized protein (Compare to YALI0E19074g, similar to uniprot|P40558 Saccharomyces cerevisiae YIL003w), translated as MAQMYSTATQSSPSLAGVKNIVLVLSGKGGVGKSSVTTQLALTLAAQGKKVGVLDIDLTGPSIPRFFGMEDKQVYQSSAGWVPVYTDASRNLCLMSLGFLLSSRGDSVVWRGPRKTAMIRQFIRDVVWGELDYLLIDTPPGTSDEHISIAEELRFCDQILGAVIVTTPQGVALADVRKELSFCKKIGFPILGIIENMSGYVCPHCSECQNIFSKGGGENLAKQYECKFLGTVPIDPKFVLMVENAKGGLQEIYGETDMAKIFAGICDKAFSEENEEEAKETAEEEKSRAATNGQ; from the coding sequence ATGGCTCAAATGTACTCTACCGCCACCCAGTCTTCTCCGTCGCTGGCTGGAGTCAAGAACATCGTCTTGGTTCTGTCTGGTAAGGGAGGAGTCGGCAAGTCCTCAGTCACGACACAGCTGGCTCTCACGCTAGCAGCACAAGGGAAAAAGGTCGGAGTGCTGGACATTGATCTTACAGGACCTTCCATTCCTCGGTTCTTTGGAATGGAAGACAAACAGGTCTACCAGTCGTCGGCAGGCTGGGTTCCAGTCTACACCGACGCCTCCAGGAATCTATGTCTCATGTCCCTCggcttcttgttgagctctAGAGGAGACTCTGTTGTTTGGAGAGGTCCCAGAAAGACAGCCATGATTCGACAGTTCATCCGAGACGTGGTTTGGGGAGAACTGGATTACCTACTCATTGATACCCCTCCCGGAACGTCAGATGAACACATTTCTATTGCCGAAGAGCTCAGATTCTGCGACCAGATTCTGGGAGCAGTGATTGTCACGACTCCCCAGGGTGTAGCACTGGCAGATGTGCGAAAGGAGCTGTCTTTCTGTAAGAAGATTGGCTTCCCTATTCTTGGAATCATCGAGAACATGAGTGGATATGTCTGTCCTCATTGTTCCGAGTGCCAGaacatcttctccaagggaggaggagagaacCTGGCTAAGCAGTACGAGTGCAAGTTTCTGGGCACGGTCCCCATCGACCCCAAGTTTGTTCTCATGGTGGAGAACGCCAAAGGTGGACTCCAGGAGATTTACGGTGAGACCGACATGGCCAAGATCTTTGCAGGTATCTGTGATAAAGCCTTCAGTGAAGAAAATGAGGAGGAAGCCAAAGAGACGGCCGAAGAGGAAAagtccagagcagccacgAACGGGCAATAA